Genomic segment of Candidatus Deferrimicrobiaceae bacterium:
GCAACACGCTCGACCTTTCCGCCGTGCCGGTCTTCCACGAGCGCACGCACCTTCCCGTCATCGTCGACCCGTCGCACGGCACGGGCCACGCCCAGTACGTCCAGCCGATGGCGCTCGCCTCGGTCGCCGCCGGCGCCGACGGGCTGATGATCGAGGTGCACCCGACGCCCGAGAAGGCGTGGTCGGACGGCCCCCAGTCGCTTGATTTCGCGAAGTTCGCCGAGTTGATGAAGGCGCTCGCCCCCTTCATCGCCGCCGCGGGCCGGACGCTTTAGGAGAATACGATGGACTACAAAAATACGCTGAACCTTCCGCAGACCGACTTCCCGATGCGCGGCAACCTGTCGCAGCGCGAGCCCGCCTTTCTCGAGCAGTGGGCGAATGAGGATGTCTACCGCAAGCTGGTCGAGAGCCGCAAGGGACACCGGAAATTCGTCCTTCACGACGGCCCCCCTTATGCCAACGGTCACATCCACATCGGCCATGCGCTCAACAAGATCCTCAAGGACGTCGTCGTCAAGTACAAGTCGATGACCGGGCACTACGCCGAATACATCCCGGGATGGGACTGCCACGGCCTGCCGATCGAGCACCAGGTCGACAAGAACCTGGGGGGAAAGAAAGAGGCGATCGACAAGGGCGAGAAGCGGAAGATGTGCCGCGAGTATGCGGAGAAATTCGTCGCCATCCAGCGCGACGAGTTCAAGCGGCTGGGCGTCCTGGGCGACTGGGATCATCCCTACAAGACGATGACGTTCGACTACGAGGCGGCGACGCTGCGCGAACTGGGCAAGTTCGTCGAAGCCGGCGCGGTCTACAAGGGCTACAAGCCGGTCCACTGGTGCCTGTCGTGCAAGACCGCGCTGGCCGAGGCCGAGGTCGAGTACGCCGACCACACCTCCCCTTCCATCTACGTGAAATTCCCCTTCAACGGGGCGCCGGAAGCGATCCACCCCGCGCTCGCCGGCAAGAAGGTCTCCTTCGTCATCTGGACGACGACCCCCTGGACGATCCCGTCCAACCTGGGCGTCGCGCTCCATCCCGAGTTCACCTACGCGGCGATCGAAACGGGGGGCGAAGTCCTCGTGGTCGCCGAAGAGCTGGCCGAATCGTTCACGAAGGCGGTCGGCATCGAGGGCGCGGTCAAGCTCGCGACGTTCACCGCCCCGCACCTCGACAAGATGACGTGCCGCCACCCCTTCCTGGACCGCGATTCGCTCATCGTCCTCGCCGACTATGTCACGCTCGACGCGGGAACGGGCTGCGTCCACACGGCGCCCGGCCACGGCCAGGACGACTACAAGACCGGCGTCCGCTACGGGCTCGACATCTACGCCCCGCTCGACGACGCGGGCCGCTTCCTGGCCGACGTTCCCTTCTTCGCCGGGATGCGCGTCTGGGACGCCAACCCGAAGGTCATCGAGAAACTCGCCGAGGTCGGCGCGCTCGTCCAGGCGGGTTCCGTCGACCATTCCTACCCGCATTGCTGGCGCTGCAAGAGCCCCGTCGTTTTCCGGGCAACCGCGCAGTGGTTCGTCTCGATGGACAAGACCGGGCTGCGGCAGAAGGCGCTCGACGCCATCGCGAAGGTGCAGTGGGTTCCCGCCAAGGGACAGGCGCGCATCGAGGGGATGATCTCCGGCCGCCCCGACTGGTGCATCTCGCGCCAGCGGTCGTGGGGCGTGCCGATCGCCGTGTTCCGCTGCGAGGCGTGCAACACGCACCTGCTCGACCGGAAGCTCATCGACCGCGTCGCCGACTTCTTCGAAAAGGAAGGGGCCGACGCCTGGTTCAACCGGCCGGTTTCCGAGCTGCTTCCCGCGGGGACGACCTGCCCGTCGTGCAAGGGATCCGCGTTCGTCAAGGAGACCGACATCCTCGACGTCTGGTTCGACTCGGGCGTCTCGTGGGCGGCTGTCTGCGAAGGCAAGGAAAGTCTCGGCGTCCCGGTCGACCTCTATCTGGAAGGATCCGACCAGCACCGGGGGTGGTTCCACTCGTCACTCCTGTGCGGCATCGGAACGCGCGGGTACGCACCCTACAAGGCGGTGCTCACGCACGGCTTCGTCGTCGACGGCAAGGGCGAGAAGATGTCCAAGACCAAGGGCAACGTCGTCGCCCCGCAGGACATCATCAAGACGCACGGCGCCGAGATCCTCCGGCTCTGGGTCAGCGCCCAGGACTTCCGCGAAGGCGACATCCGCATCAGCAAGGAGATCGTCGACCAGCTTTCCGAGGCCTACAAGAAGATCCGCAACACCGTGCGCTACCTGCTCGCCAACATCGGCGACTTCGCGCCGGCGCGCGACGCGGTGCCGCACGACAAGATGGAGGAGATGGACCGGTACGCGCTGGCGCTCTTCCGCAAGCTGGCCGTCGAGGTGCGCCGCTGCTACGACGCCTACGAGTTCCACACGATCTACCAGGCGCTCAACAACTTCTGCATCGTCGACCTGTCGGCTTTCTACCTTGACGCGATCAAGGACCGGATCTACTGCTCGAAGGTCGACGACCCGGCGCGCCGCTCGGCGCAGACCGCGCTTTTCGAAATCGCGAAGGGGTTTCTCCCGCTGATTGCCCCGATCCTGTCGTTCACGGCCGACGAGGCGTGGCGTTACCTGCCCGCTTTCCCAGGCAAGCCGGAAAACGTCTTTCTGGCCGACATCCCCGAGGTCGACCCGCTGCCGGGCGAGGCCGAGGTTGCGGCCGTATGGGAACGGATCCTCGCCTTCAAGGCAGAAGCAGCCCAACCGCTCGAGGCGGCGCGCAAGTCGAAGGAGATCGGGAAGGACCAGCACGCCCGCGTCGTGGTGGCTCCGGGGCCGTTTGCCGACCTGTTCGAAAACCGCCTGTCGTCGCTGAAAGAAACGCTCATCGTCTCGGGACTCGAAGCTGGCGACCCATCCGGCGAGGGCGTCTACGAGAGCGCCCTCTATCCGGGGCTTCGAATCAAGGTCGAGAAGGCGCCCTGGGCACGGTGCGAACGGTGCTGGAACCAGGAACCGGCGGTCGGGACGCTATCCAACCCCGACCTGTGCCCCCGCTGTACCGAGGTCATCGGTGGGTGAGACCGCGGCAAAGTTTTCCCTGACGCCCAAGAAGCTGGCGGCGCCGCTGCTGATCGCCGTCGTCGTCGCGCTTTTCGACCAGTGGAGCAAGGGGGCGGTCGTCCGGGCCTTCGGCCTGTTCGAGGGAAAGGCCGTGATCCCCGGCTTCTTCAACGTCGTCCACGTCCACAACACGGGCGTCGCCTTCAGCATGTTTTCGGGGATGGACCCGCGCTGGTCTGTCCCCGCGCTCGTTTTCGCCACGCTTCTGGCCGTCGCCGGCGTGGTCGGCTACCTGGGCTACCTGCCCGCAAGGGGCGCCACCCAGGCCGCGCTGGGGCTTATTTTGGGGGGCGCCGTCGGCAACCTGGCCGATCGCGCCCGCCTCGGCTATGTCGTCGATTTCCTCGACGTCTATTGGAGGAGGTTTCACTGGCCCGCGTTCAACGTCGCCGACATCGCGATCTCGGCCGGAGTCATCCTGCTGGCGATCGAGCTGCTGCTTGAGCCGAAACATTAACCCGGAGGTTCCGTCGATGAACCGGTCCCGCCTGCTGTTCGTGCTCCTTTTCGTACTCTGCCTGCTCTTCCTGGCCGCCTGCGGCGGCTCGTCCTCGCCGGCGACCGGGACCGTGCAGATCCGGTTGACCGACGCCCCGGCGACCGAGAGCGGCATCGACAATGTCTGGATCACCGTCCGGGGGGTCCTGTTTCACCGGCTCGACACCGCCGAGCCCGAAGATGCCGATTGGATCGGCAAGCGGTTCGCCGACAACGAGACCGTCACCCTGAACCTGGCGCGGCTTTCCGGCGGCGCCATGCAGACGGTGTTCGATAATGTGTCGCTGCCGACCGGCCGTTATCGCCAGATCCTGCTGTTCGTCGAGCCGACGCGGGGGCGCGACAACGTCGCGGCGTCCGCCCGGGCGCTGGGCCTGCATTTCAACAACCAGGTCGATACGGCCACGGGGCAGGCGCCCCTGCGCATCCCCGACGCGCTTCGTGGAATCCGTCTCGCAGGCACGTTCGACGTCAACAAGTCGGCCCCTCTCCGGCTCGCCATCGATTTCGACATCGGCCACGACATCGTCCGGATCGCTCGCGGCACGGCCGATGAATACCTGCTAAAACCGCTGCTTCGCATCTTCGACCTTGCCCGCGCCGGCGCCATTACCGGCCGCATCGACGCGGCCGCTGCTTCCGACAACGCTGCATTCTACGTGTTCAAGGCCGAACAGCCCAACGCCGACAACACCTTCCGCGTCGTGCGCCGCTTCACCTCGCTGACCGACAACACGGGCCGCTTCGTCTTCTACCCGATCGCCCCCGGCAAGTACGACATCGTGCTGCGCGGCCGCAACCGCAAGACCGTCATCGTCAAGGGGGTCAACGTGCTCGCCGGAACCACCCCGTCCGTCGGCGCCGCCGACCTGGGGATGGTCCCGATGCCAACCGGCACCGATTTCCAGGTCAACACGCGCGTCTCCCCGTCCGGGTCGTGGGTCTCTTTCTATCAATACCTTCCGGCCGGGATCGATCCGATCGCCTACGAGGTCCGTTTCCGGCACGTCAACCCGTTCACCGGCGCCTTTTCCGACAACATTTCGCTCTCCGCCACAAATCTCCGGGTCGGAAACTGGTCGACCAGCGGCGCGGCAATCGCCTTTTCGGACGTCTCTCCGGTCGACAACACGACCGCCCCCCTCAACGGCACCTTCTTCGCCGTCGCCGATGCGCTCCTCTACGACCGCAGCACGCCGCTCCAGGTCACGCCGCTCGACAACGGAAACACGCTCTCGCTCGGGACGCTCATCCCCTCGGCGCCCGCCGTGGCCAGCACGGCGCGAGGCCGCATCATGATGTTCGCCCCCGGCATGGGGCTGGACAACGGGCTCATGCTCGCGGTCCGGGGCGGGCTGATCGTCGACCGTCTCGACGTGAGCGGCATGATGGGAAACCCGGGGGGTGCATACCAGTTCGCCAACCTCCCCGGCGGCACCGTTCTTTCGCCCTTCAACCCGGGCGTCTACGGGCTCGAGACGTTCGGCTGGACCTCCGCCACGCCCGCGACGTTTGCGGTCGGCTTCCGCAACCTGACGCTCCTGCCGCCCGTCGCCAACCTCCGCTTCGGCGACCGGGGCAACATCGACCTCTGGATGGTGCTGTTGCGCTAGGGCATGATGTTCCAGATGCCCATCATGCCGATGTCCTCGTGCTCGACGATGTGGCAGTGGAACATCGCCATTCCGTCGAAGTCGGCGACCGGCACCAGCAAGCTGGCGCTCCCGAATTTGGGGATGTTCACGACATCTTTCCACGCGGGCTTGTTCGCGTAGAGCGCGGCGGAAGCCGGGTCACCTCCCGAGACCGAGAGGACTTGGCACGGGTTGACATGCTGATGGAACGGGTGGTCCATCCCGCTCTGGTTGACGATCTCCCATACCTCGCAGGTCCCGAGCGACGAGTCCACGGTCGTCGTCGCATTCATGCCGGCGAACGATACCCCGTTGATGTACCCCTTTCCCTGCCCCATGCTCAGCACCAGCCGGCGCGTCGCGACGGATTCGAGGGGAATCCGGACCGCCTCCGGGTCGACCACCGCGGGGATGCCGGCGTCGTTTGCGCTGCTTTTCCCCTTGCAGGACATCGTGAGCAGCGTCACCTGCTGCCCCATGCCTCCGCACCCCCGGTCGTAGGCCAGGGAAAGCAGCCGGTAGTTTCGCGTCGTCGGGTTGGCCTTGACGAGGAGATCGACGCGTTCGCCCGGTGCGACGACGATCTGCGATAACGGATAAGGCCTGTCGAGCAGCCCCCCGTCCGTCCCGACCAGCTGGAGCATGTGCCCCTCGAGCGCCAGCTTGTAGTACCGCGCGTTGCTCGCGTTCAGGATGCGCCACCGCTGCACTTGCCCGGGGCGGATCGGCAGGACCGGGTTGACCTGGCCGTTCACCGTGACCAGGTTCCCCTCCTTGCCGTGCATATAATCCATCATCGTGTCGTAAGGGGCCGGATTGCCGCCAGCGATCGAGATGTCTTTGAGGACCATGAGGTGGGTTTCAAATCCCTCGAGGACCGATAGATCGTCCTCGACGATGAGCGCACCCGCCAAGCCGCCCCAGTATTGCTCGGCGACTGTCCCATGGACGTGTGGATGATAGAAATCGAGCGTGCCGGGCCGGTGCATCGACAGGTTGTATTCGTAGACGAACTCTCCGCCAGGCTCAACCATCACCATGACGTTGTCGGAATTCCCCATGGGAGAGACGTGCAGCCCGTGCGTGTGCAGGTTGGTGATGTCGCGGACATGACCGAGGATGTTCGTCCCCGGAATTGAAAGGGAATTTCGGAAATGGATCCGCAGGGTGTCGGTATTCCTGACGCGGATGGTCGGGCCTGGAAAGGACCCGTTGTATGTCAGCAGGTTCGCGATCGACCCGTTGAGGTTCACCGGGGTGGCACTGGCCTCGAGACTCACCTCGACCAGGTTCTTCGCCAGAGGAAACATGTTCTGCAGCACCGGGGGATCCTGGAAACGCAGGCCGGGGGGAGGATCGATGACGCCCGTGGAACCACCGCCCATTCCGCCCATACCGCCGCCCATCCCTCCCATGCCGCCCCCCATCATCCCGGCCGCCGCCTGGGCGGATTTCAGCCCGAGATACCCGCCGGCAAGCGTGATCGACGACAGCTCCAGAAACTCCCTCCGCGTCACGTTCTTCTTGCCCATATCCGGCCTCCTCTGTTGGTCGGTCGGCAGCGGACTGCCTCCGGACGGAAACTTCGGCAATATCCATACCAGTATTGAATACGTCCTGTTCCGATAGAGCCCCGCCCGGGCGACGGGGGCAATCCTCCTGGTCGAAAGCATTATTTTTGCCAGGACCGGCAGATTATTTCCTGATTTATGGCGTTTCGGGGAACAGGCGGAGGGACGGGATTTGTCAGCGGGCGACGAGCGGAAGCAGGTAGTCCATCAGTTCGCCGCGCGTATAGGTCAGCCGGTAGCGTGCCTCGAACACGTCGTGGGTACTGTTCTGGAGATCGATCCGGGCCCGCGTCAGCAGCGTTTGGGCGTCGATCTGCTCGGTGGAGATCGCGATGCCCTCCCGGTAGCGGTCGTCCTGGATCCGCAGGTTCTCGGTCGCGGCCGTTACGGCCCTTTCGGCGGCCTCACGACGCTGCACCGCCTCGCGCAGGGCGAGGTGCGCCGCCTTGACATCAAGCGCGATCGTGTCCTTGAGGAGCGCGAGTTCGGATTCGCGCCGGTCGACTTGGCGTTGCGCCTGCCTCCGGGCGACCTGGTCGGCGTTCCCGGCGAACAGGTTGATGCGCCCGCCGATCAAAAGGGAAAAAAGGTTGTGGTTGGGGTTGTACCCGTTGCTGTCGTAGGCGTAGCCGGCGCGCCCGAAAAAGGTCGGCCCGAATTCGGCATCGGCCGCGCGGGCGGCTTCCCGCCCTTCCCGGATCGCGCCTTCCTGCGCCCGGATCTCGCGACGCTGGTTCGATGCGGCCAGGACGCTGTCGGCCTGACCGGGAACCGCCGCAAGCGGGACCGGGATATCGCCCGCGTCGGGGAGTACGGCCCGTTCGCCGGAAATTCCCATCCGGAGCGCCAGCCGGGACCGGGCGATCTCGACCCGGTTCTCGGCGGCGACCAGCGCCGCCTCGGCGTTGGCGACCGAGACATCGGCCGCCAGCAAGTCGTTCCTCGCCACGGATCCCTGATCGTAGAGATCACCCGAGACCTTGCGATGCTCGCGCGCAAGGACGAGGGATTCGGCTGCCACCGCCTTGAGCCCTTCGGAGCGACGCGCCGTGATGAAGGCGCCGATAACCTCGAGCGCCTGCCGCTCGCGGGCGACGGCGGCAGCCTCGTTCGCGCCGTCGGCGCGGGCGTCCGCTTGCCCGATGCGGGCCGAGGTGCGGCCGTAGTCGTAGAGCGTCTGCTCGGCGGTCACCCGGATCCCGAAAATGTCCCGGTCGGCGGTGTTGACCGGGAAGCCGTTGATGATGGCCCCCGGCTGCGCGGACAGCATGGTGAGGTCGGCCCCCGCATCGACCCGGGGAAGGTACCCGGCCCTGGCCCGTGCCATCCCGAGACGGGCGACGCCGGCGTCGATGTCGGCGGCCTCGAGTTCGCGCGCGTGGCCCAGGGCGTAGCGGAGCGACTCGACCAGCGTGACGGGCTGCCCGCCTGCAAGCGCCTCGAACGCCGCCGGAGGCGCCGTCGCCGTGGGCGCGGCGTAAGCCGTGGTTGCAAGCAGGAAGGGCAAGGCGATCGATGGAAGACGGTTGCGCTTTCGCATGCGGTAGAGGATAGCGCCAAATATGCCGGGTGGGAAGGGTGCCGGACGCGGAAAGGGGGCCGTGACGGGCCCCCTTTCCTTGCGATCCGATCGTTGCTTTATTCGCCGGACCTAGCAGTCGAAGTAGAGGTAGAACTCGTGCGGATGGGGACGAAGCTTGATCGTGTTGACCTCGGCCTCCATCTTGTACTCGATCCACTTCTCGATGACGTCGGGCGTGAACACGTCGCCCTTGAACAGGAACTCGTTGTCGGCCTCGAGCGCCTTGAGCGATTCCTCGAGCGAGCCCGGGGTGGTCGGAACCTTGGACAGCTCCTCGGGGGACAACGCGTAGATGTCCTTGTCGAGCGGCTGGCCCGGGTCGATCTTGTTCTGGATGCCGTCGAGGCCCGCCATCAGCTGCGCGGCGAACGAAAGGTAGCCGTTGCAGGAGGGGTCGGGCGTGCGGAACTCGAGCCGCTTCGCCTTGGGCGAGGCGGAGTACATCGGGATGCGGACCGACGCGGAACGGTTGCGGCTTGAGTAGGCCAGGTTGACCGGCGCCTCAAAGCCCGGGACGAGCCGCTTGTAGGAGTTCATCGTCGGGTTGGAGAATGCGCAGATCGCCGGTGCGTGCTTGAGGATGCCGCCGATGTACCAGAGCGCCATCTGGGACATTCCGCCGTAGCCGTCCCCTGCGAAGAGCGGCTTTCCGTCCTTCCAGAGCGACTGGTGGGTGTGCATGCCCGATCCGTTGTCACCGAAGAGCGGCTTCGGCATGAAGGTGGCCGTCTTGCCCCATTTGCGGGCGACGTTCTTGACGATGTACTTGTACCACTGGAGATTGTCGGCGATCTTGACCAGCGTGTCGAAGCGAAGGTCGATCTCGGCCTGGCCGGCGGTCGCGACCTCGTGGTGCTGCGCCTCGATCCGGAGGCCGACCTGCTGCATCACCCGGACCATCTCGTCACGCAGATCATGCTGGGAGTCGGTCGGAGGGCACGGGAAGTAGCCTTCCTTGTGGCGCGGCTTGTAGCCCAGGTTCGGGCCTTCGTCGGCGCCGGAGTTCCAGGCGCCTTCCTCGGAGTCGATGAAATAGAAGCCCGAGTTGGCGCCGCCGCCGTAGCGGATGTCGTCGAAGATGAAGAACTCGGCCTCGGGGCCGAAGAACGCCGTGTCGGCCATGCCGGTCGACTTCAGGTAGGCCTCGGCCTTCTTTGCGATGTTGCGCGGGTCGCGGCTGTAGTTCTCTTTCGTGATCGGATCGACGATGTTGCAGATCAGCACGAGGGTCGGGCGGGTGATGAACGGATCGATCTGGGCCGTGCCCGCCTCGGGGATGACGAGCATGTCGGAGGCGTGAATCGGCTGCCAGCCGCGGATCGAGGAGCCGTCGAAGCCGAATCCTTCCTCGAAGCTGTCTTCACTGAGTTCTTCGATCGGCACGGCGAAGTGCTGCCAGGTGCCGATGAAGTCCATGAAGCGGAGATCGACCATCTCGAGGCCCTTGCTCTTTGCGAATTCCAGAACTTCCTTCGGGGTCATGCCTTCCTCCTGAAATATTATTTTTGTGGCGGGAAGCGGACGTCCGGGTCAGATCGCGTCGTGCCCCCGTTCGCCCGTGCGGATGCGCACGATTTCTTCGACATTGGTCACGAAGATCTTGCCGTCGCCGATGCGCCCGGTGCGGGCGGCCTTTTCGACAGCCTCGACCACCTGCGGGACCAGGTCGTCGGAAACGATGATCTCGAGCTTGATCTTGGGCAGGAAGTCGACGACATATTCTGCGCCGCGATAAAGCTCGGTGTGCCCCTTCTGCCGCCCGAATCCCTTGACCTCGGATACGGTCATGCCCTGGACGCCGATGTCGTTGAGCGACTCCTTGACCTCGTCGAGCTTGAACGGCTTGATGATGGCTTCGATCTTCTTCATTGATTTTCACCTCCCGGTTCGCATGGGTAAGCAACAGGCATGCCAGGCCGGGCTACGCGACCGGCCTATCTGAATTTCTTTACGGATTCGATGGGTTTCGAAGGTCGCCCGGTTCGCCGCAATAAACGGCCTGAGGCGTGCCGCGAGACCCGTTGCCTAAAAGTCGATCACGATCTGCCCGATAAACAGGCAGCCGGTGCGTCAGCGTCCGAACTTGCGTTCCTGTCCGGCCACGAGCCGGCGGATGTTTTCGCGATGGGTCCAGAAGACCATGACGCCGATCCCCGCCGAAAGCGCAAGGAGAGGGGGAGGGGCGCCAAGCAGCATCATGGCGGGCATCAGGCCCGCCCCGGCGACGAGCGAGCCGAGCGAGACGTAGCGCGTGGCGGCGAACACGGAGGCGAAAAGGAGAAAGAGGATGCAGGCGGCGGCCGGCGAAAAAGCCAGGACGACGCCGAGCGCCGTGGCGACTCCCTTGCCGCCCCGGAAGCCGAGGTAGACGGGAAACAGGTGGCCGAGGAACGCGGCGCCCGCGGCAGCGGCCGGCAGGACGAGATCGCCCGGCGGCGCCAGCGCCTTTGCCGCGAGTACGGCGGCGGCGCCCTTCGATGCGTCAAGCAGAAGCGTCAGGATGCCGGGCCACTTGCCCAGCGTCCGCGCGACGTTTGTCGCCCCGATGTTGCCGGAGCCGGTGGCCCGGAGGTCGATGCCCCGATCGAACATTTTCGCCACCAGGACGCCGAACGGAACGGCGCCGAGCAGGTAGGACGCCAGCACGAGCGCAGCGGCCGTGAGCCAGGATATCTGCAATACGACTTTCCCCTTTCCGGGCGACGATAAAACCGTCCTGCAACACCGTGCATGATATCAAATAAAACTAAACCGGCGGTTTACGAACGATCATTCGTCCTGTAGAATGACTGCCCTGTCATGAGGAATTATTTCCGCCATATCGCAGCTTCGTTGTCCATGGTGCTCGCGGCGGTCGCCTGCCTGCCTTGCGCGGCCTCGCCGGCGCCTGTGCCTGCGTCCGGCTACCAGTCCGCCTCGGTCTGTGTCGAATGCCACCCGGCGATCTACAAGGCGTGGGCCGCCTCCGAGCACGCGACCGCGTTCACCAGCCCCGAGTTCCAGATCCCCTACGACCGGATCCGCCGGGTCAGCCCCGCCCAGGCATCCCAGTGCGAGCAGTGCCACAACCCGATGAAGTTCCTCATCGCCAAGGGCGATCCGAAGGCCGACATCTTCAGCCAGGAGGGGGTCGGCTGCGATTTTTGCCACTCCGTCGAGAGCGTCAACGCCAAGGGTCCGTGGCCCCGCTACCGGGCAAAGCCGGGCATCAAGTTCGGGCCGCAGGGCGGCAACCCGGCCAACACGGCCCACGTCACCCAGTTTTCGCGCCTCCACATCACGTCCGAATTCTGCGCGGGCTGCCATGAATACCGCAACGAGTACGGCGTCCCGATCCTCACGACGACCAGCGAATGGGAACAGAGCTTCTACCGGGGTGAGCAGGTCCATTGCCAATACTGCCACCTGCCCGAGCTCTTCGACGCCCGCTTCATAGACAAGCAGCAGAAGAAGGGTCCGGTCGACCACGGCATGGTCGGGGGGCACTCCCGCGAGCGCCTCGCCCGCGCCATCCCGATCAAGGCCAACCTCGATTTCTCGGGCGACGAGGCGCGCCTCACCGTCACCCTCAAGAACGAGACCGTCGGGCACAAGACGCCCTCGGGGCTCCCCATGCACAAGATCCGGCTCGCCTCGACGCTCTACGACGCGCAGGGAGCCGTCATCGACCGCAAGGAAGAACTTTTCGAGCGCATCATCGGCGACGGCTCCGGCAAGGCGCTCGAAAAGCCCGAGCAGGTGTTCACCGAGGGGCGCGAAGTGCTCAAGGATAACCGGATCGGGCCCAAGGAATCGCGCGTGGTCGTCCAGAAGTTCTCGCTGCACGGCGTCACGCCCGCATCGGCGTCCATCGCCCTCACCTATGAGCGTCCCATCATCGACCTCTCGCCCTCGCTCAAGTCGGTCGAGATGCCGATCTCCCAGCTCACCATTCCGGCGAAGCCCGAATCGCCGGCGCTCCGCTACCTGATCGTCGCCCTCGTCGTCATCGCACTTCTCGCATTGATCGTCGCCCTCAAGAAACGCAAGTAGCCCCTCAAGACGCCTTCTTCGGGCGCGAGAGGCGAAAAGGACATCCGCCTTGCGATGATCGGGGGAGGGACTTGCCTAGGTTTCTTCGGCTTCTTCGCCGCGCGCGCGCGCCACGCCGGATTCGAACGCGGCACGCTCGACCGCCTCGGCGACCTTCTGGTGCATCTCGAGGTTGAGGATCGACGGGACGAGCTCCCCCGCCTCGGCGAACGAGCTGATGGTCCGGGCGGCCGCGATCTTCATCCGGTTGTTGATCTTGCGCGCGCGGGCGTCGAGCGCCCCCCGGAACAGCCCCGGGAACGCCAGCGCGTTGTTGACGCCGCGGCCGTCGGCTGCGAAAGAGGCGCCCGCTTTCCGGGCATCCTCGGGCCTGATCTCGGGATTCGGGTTGGAGAGCGCCAGGATGACCTGCCCCTTACGGATGCTTTCGGGAACGATGAGCCCGGGGACGCCGGTCGTGCTGATGACGATGTCGGCAGCGGCCATCACCTCGGGCAGCGTCATCGGCTTCCCGCCCGCCTTCTCGAAGATCTCGCGCGCCTCGGGGTTGATGTCGACGCCCACCATCTTGCGGACGCCGTAGGCCATGAGCAGCTTGGCGATGCCCATGCCGGCGGCGCCGAGCCCTACCATGCCCACGACGTCGTTCTTGACCTGCATGCCGGCGTAACGGCTGGCGTTGAGCAGCGCGGCGAGGACGACCACCGCGGTGCCGTGCTGATCGTCGTGCATGACCGGGATGTCGAGCATGTCGCTCAGCCGATCCTCGATCTCGAAGCACTCGGGCGCCTTGATGTCTTCGAGCTTGATGGCGCCGAACGTCGGGGCGATCGCGGCGATGGTGCGGATGATCTCTTCGCTGTCCTTGGAGTCGATCAGAATTGGAAAGCCGTTGATGCCGACCAGGGCGTCGAAGAGCGCCGCCTTGCCCTCCATGACCGGCATGCCCGCGACGGGTCCGATGTCGCCCAGGCCGAGAATGGCGGTGCCGTTGGTCACGATGGCGACCGTGTTGCCGATGGCGGTATAGTCGTACATCCGCTCGGGCTTGCGCTGGATGAGGCGGCAGACCTTGGCGACGCCCGGCGTGTAGATCTTGCGGATGACGGAAATGCTGTCGATGGGGATGCGCGACTTGACCCGGATCTTGCCCCCCTTGTGAAGTTCGAGGACCGGGTCGATGATGTCGGAGATGATGACGCCTTCGACCTTGCCGAGCTCTTCAAGGATCGCCTGGAAATGCGTCTCGTCATTTGCGAAGACGGTGACGTCGCGGGTATT
This window contains:
- the ileS gene encoding isoleucine--tRNA ligase, giving the protein MDYKNTLNLPQTDFPMRGNLSQREPAFLEQWANEDVYRKLVESRKGHRKFVLHDGPPYANGHIHIGHALNKILKDVVVKYKSMTGHYAEYIPGWDCHGLPIEHQVDKNLGGKKEAIDKGEKRKMCREYAEKFVAIQRDEFKRLGVLGDWDHPYKTMTFDYEAATLRELGKFVEAGAVYKGYKPVHWCLSCKTALAEAEVEYADHTSPSIYVKFPFNGAPEAIHPALAGKKVSFVIWTTTPWTIPSNLGVALHPEFTYAAIETGGEVLVVAEELAESFTKAVGIEGAVKLATFTAPHLDKMTCRHPFLDRDSLIVLADYVTLDAGTGCVHTAPGHGQDDYKTGVRYGLDIYAPLDDAGRFLADVPFFAGMRVWDANPKVIEKLAEVGALVQAGSVDHSYPHCWRCKSPVVFRATAQWFVSMDKTGLRQKALDAIAKVQWVPAKGQARIEGMISGRPDWCISRQRSWGVPIAVFRCEACNTHLLDRKLIDRVADFFEKEGADAWFNRPVSELLPAGTTCPSCKGSAFVKETDILDVWFDSGVSWAAVCEGKESLGVPVDLYLEGSDQHRGWFHSSLLCGIGTRGYAPYKAVLTHGFVVDGKGEKMSKTKGNVVAPQDIIKTHGAEILRLWVSAQDFREGDIRISKEIVDQLSEAYKKIRNTVRYLLANIGDFAPARDAVPHDKMEEMDRYALALFRKLAVEVRRCYDAYEFHTIYQALNNFCIVDLSAFYLDAIKDRIYCSKVDDPARRSAQTALFEIAKGFLPLIAPILSFTADEAWRYLPAFPGKPENVFLADIPEVDPLPGEAEVAAVWERILAFKAEAAQPLEAARKSKEIGKDQHARVVVAPGPFADLFENRLSSLKETLIVSGLEAGDPSGEGVYESALYPGLRIKVEKAPWARCERCWNQEPAVGTLSNPDLCPRCTEVIGG
- a CDS encoding DUF4382 domain-containing protein encodes the protein MNRSRLLFVLLFVLCLLFLAACGGSSSPATGTVQIRLTDAPATESGIDNVWITVRGVLFHRLDTAEPEDADWIGKRFADNETVTLNLARLSGGAMQTVFDNVSLPTGRYRQILLFVEPTRGRDNVAASARALGLHFNNQVDTATGQAPLRIPDALRGIRLAGTFDVNKSAPLRLAIDFDIGHDIVRIARGTADEYLLKPLLRIFDLARAGAITGRIDAAAASDNAAFYVFKAEQPNADNTFRVVRRFTSLTDNTGRFVFYPIAPGKYDIVLRGRNRKTVIVKGVNVLAGTTPSVGAADLGMVPMPTGTDFQVNTRVSPSGSWVSFYQYLPAGIDPIAYEVRFRHVNPFTGAFSDNISLSATNLRVGNWSTSGAAIAFSDVSPVDNTTAPLNGTFFAVADALLYDRSTPLQVTPLDNGNTLSLGTLIPSAPAVASTARGRIMMFAPGMGLDNGLMLAVRGGLIVDRLDVSGMMGNPGGAYQFANLPGGTVLSPFNPGVYGLETFGWTSATPATFAVGFRNLTLLPPVANLRFGDRGNIDLWMVLLR
- a CDS encoding multicopper oxidase family protein translates to MGKKNVTRREFLELSSITLAGGYLGLKSAQAAAGMMGGGMGGMGGGMGGMGGGSTGVIDPPPGLRFQDPPVLQNMFPLAKNLVEVSLEASATPVNLNGSIANLLTYNGSFPGPTIRVRNTDTLRIHFRNSLSIPGTNILGHVRDITNLHTHGLHVSPMGNSDNVMVMVEPGGEFVYEYNLSMHRPGTLDFYHPHVHGTVAEQYWGGLAGALIVEDDLSVLEGFETHLMVLKDISIAGGNPAPYDTMMDYMHGKEGNLVTVNGQVNPVLPIRPGQVQRWRILNASNARYYKLALEGHMLQLVGTDGGLLDRPYPLSQIVVAPGERVDLLVKANPTTRNYRLLSLAYDRGCGGMGQQVTLLTMSCKGKSSANDAGIPAVVDPEAVRIPLESVATRRLVLSMGQGKGYINGVSFAGMNATTTVDSSLGTCEVWEIVNQSGMDHPFHQHVNPCQVLSVSGGDPASAALYANKPAWKDVVNIPKFGSASLLVPVADFDGMAMFHCHIVEHEDIGMMGIWNIMP
- the lspA gene encoding signal peptidase II; its protein translation is MGETAAKFSLTPKKLAAPLLIAVVVALFDQWSKGAVVRAFGLFEGKAVIPGFFNVVHVHNTGVAFSMFSGMDPRWSVPALVFATLLAVAGVVGYLGYLPARGATQAALGLILGGAVGNLADRARLGYVVDFLDVYWRRFHWPAFNVADIAISAGVILLAIELLLEPKH